Proteins encoded together in one Aeromonas encheleia window:
- a CDS encoding NapC/NirT family cytochrome c, which translates to MLGKMLRKTWFWLLLLGALLGVAALGVTVTVLHKTSSTEFCVSCHSMQTPLAEYQGSVHFQNVKGIRAECADCHIPNDPGSYLWTKIRAVKDIYHEALGTLDSPQKYEEHKLRMAQTVWDQLKANDSATCRSCHSYAAMDILAQRPNARAEHPVAIKEGQTCIDCHRGVAHIMPDMSGLAAAGASELAAAAAQTPATVTTRYAIATTPLFLDAKATTDEGTLMPSTQVEILANDNGRAQVRIEGWQQDGVSEVFYAAPGKRILSVLVGDAAKQALVTGKSETDSATNLTWHQVKLTAWVDQRQLIGDQGKLWQYASTLMSNNCTGCHGLTALDHFNANQWIGVIKGMESRTSLTPEQARMLTQYVQKHASDMSAAH; encoded by the coding sequence ATGCTTGGAAAAATGTTGAGAAAGACCTGGTTCTGGCTCCTGCTGCTCGGGGCCCTGCTGGGCGTCGCGGCGCTGGGAGTCACCGTCACTGTGCTGCACAAGACCAGCTCCACCGAGTTCTGTGTCTCCTGCCACTCCATGCAGACACCGCTGGCCGAATATCAGGGCAGCGTGCACTTCCAGAACGTGAAGGGGATCCGGGCCGAGTGCGCCGACTGCCACATCCCCAATGACCCCGGCTCCTATCTGTGGACCAAGATCCGCGCCGTGAAGGATATCTACCACGAGGCCCTCGGTACCCTGGATAGCCCCCAGAAGTATGAGGAGCACAAGCTGCGCATGGCCCAGACCGTCTGGGATCAGCTCAAGGCCAATGACTCCGCCACCTGCCGCAGCTGCCACAGCTACGCCGCCATGGACATCCTGGCCCAGCGTCCCAACGCCCGCGCCGAGCACCCGGTGGCCATCAAGGAGGGCCAGACCTGCATCGACTGTCACCGCGGGGTCGCCCACATCATGCCGGACATGAGTGGCCTGGCCGCCGCCGGCGCCAGTGAACTGGCGGCGGCCGCCGCCCAGACCCCGGCGACTGTCACCACTCGCTACGCCATCGCTACCACGCCGCTGTTCCTCGATGCCAAGGCGACCACGGACGAGGGCACCCTGATGCCATCGACGCAAGTCGAGATCCTGGCCAACGACAACGGTCGCGCCCAGGTACGGATCGAAGGCTGGCAACAGGACGGCGTGAGCGAGGTGTTCTACGCCGCCCCCGGCAAGCGCATCCTGAGCGTGCTGGTCGGCGACGCCGCCAAGCAGGCGCTGGTCACCGGCAAGAGCGAGACCGACAGCGCCACCAACCTCACCTGGCATCAGGTCAAGCTGACCGCCTGGGTGGATCAGCGCCAGCTCATCGGCGATCAGGGCAAGCTGTGGCAATACGCCTCCACCCTGATGTCCAACAACTGCACCGGCTGCCACGGCCTGACCGCGCTGGATCACTTCAACGCCAACCAGTGGATCGGCGTCATCAAGGGCATGGAATCACGCACCTCTCTTACCCCAGAGCAGGCCCGCATGCTGACCCAATACGTGCAAAAACACGCCAGTGACATGAGCGCGGCACACTAA
- a CDS encoding DNA topoisomerase III: protein MRLFIAEKPSLGRAIADALPKPHKKGEGFIETAEGDVVTWCIGHLLEQAEPDAYDAAYKQWRMEQLPIIPGQWQLVAKPKTRTQLTVIKRLIKQADCVVNAGDPDREGQLLVDEVIDFLGYPKSKPVQRCLISDLNPPAVRRALDKLRDNKEFVPLAVSALARSRADWLYGINMTRAYTLLGRKGGCSELLSVGRVQTPLLGLVVRRDLEIDAFVPKPFFEVLAHVVTQGNERFNAKWLPSEACAPWQDEEGRVLNRALAAKVVERIKGQPAQVEEVEEQARKQTAPLPYNLSSLQIDAAKRFGMDAKRVLDICQALYERHKLITYPRSDSRHLPSDHFSRAPQVRDAIAATAPALAKAVSEADGKIRSKAWNDSKVDAHHAIIPTEKRGNEGSLSAEESKIYGLIARQYLLQFYPPFEYNDSKVLLRIAGGLFQAKARRILKAGWKALLGVEEDDEEEAGSLPALRQGEQLQCERGELLEKMTQAPKSFTDATLLAAMTGIARHVQDPEIRKTLRETDGLGTEATRAGIIDLLFKRRFLVRQGKSIKATPTGRALILALPASATTPDMTALWEQHLGQIAERHASYQQFMGPLAEQLHGLIEGARQDSGARFSALPKAAAGADKRRFSRKSSAGGGPRKSAAKRPARGKAA from the coding sequence ATGCGACTCTTTATTGCCGAGAAGCCCAGCCTGGGCCGCGCCATCGCCGATGCCCTGCCCAAGCCCCACAAGAAGGGGGAGGGCTTTATCGAGACCGCCGAGGGCGACGTGGTGACCTGGTGCATCGGCCACCTGCTGGAGCAGGCCGAGCCCGATGCCTATGACGCCGCCTACAAGCAGTGGCGCATGGAGCAGCTCCCCATCATTCCCGGCCAGTGGCAGCTGGTGGCCAAGCCCAAGACCAGGACCCAGCTCACCGTCATCAAGCGGCTGATCAAGCAGGCCGACTGCGTGGTGAATGCCGGCGATCCGGACCGGGAGGGGCAGTTGCTGGTGGACGAGGTGATCGATTTTCTCGGCTATCCCAAGAGCAAGCCGGTGCAGCGCTGCCTCATCAGCGACCTGAATCCGCCGGCGGTGCGCAGGGCCCTCGACAAGCTGCGGGACAACAAGGAGTTCGTGCCGCTGGCGGTCTCGGCGCTGGCCCGCAGCCGCGCCGACTGGCTCTATGGCATCAACATGACCCGGGCCTACACCCTGCTCGGGCGCAAGGGGGGCTGTAGCGAGCTGCTGTCGGTCGGCCGGGTGCAGACCCCGCTGCTGGGGCTGGTGGTGCGGCGGGATCTGGAGATAGACGCCTTCGTGCCCAAGCCCTTCTTCGAGGTGCTGGCCCATGTGGTGACCCAGGGCAACGAGCGGTTCAACGCGAAGTGGCTGCCGTCCGAGGCCTGCGCTCCCTGGCAGGATGAGGAGGGACGGGTGCTCAACCGGGCCTTGGCCGCCAAGGTGGTGGAGCGGATCAAAGGCCAGCCTGCCCAGGTGGAGGAGGTCGAGGAGCAGGCCCGCAAGCAGACGGCGCCGCTACCCTACAACCTCTCCAGCCTGCAGATCGATGCCGCCAAGCGCTTCGGCATGGATGCCAAGCGGGTGCTGGATATCTGCCAGGCACTCTACGAGCGCCACAAGCTCATCACCTACCCCAGATCCGACAGCCGGCACCTGCCGAGCGATCACTTCAGCCGAGCCCCCCAGGTGCGCGACGCCATAGCCGCGACCGCGCCGGCTCTGGCCAAGGCGGTGAGCGAGGCGGATGGCAAGATCCGCAGCAAGGCTTGGAACGACAGCAAGGTCGATGCCCACCACGCCATCATTCCCACCGAGAAGCGTGGCAACGAAGGCAGTCTCTCCGCAGAGGAGAGCAAGATCTATGGCCTGATCGCCCGCCAGTATCTGCTGCAGTTCTACCCGCCGTTCGAATACAACGACAGCAAGGTGTTGCTGCGCATCGCCGGTGGTCTGTTCCAGGCCAAGGCCAGGCGCATCCTCAAGGCTGGCTGGAAGGCGCTGCTGGGGGTGGAAGAGGACGATGAAGAGGAGGCGGGGAGCCTGCCCGCCCTACGCCAGGGTGAGCAGTTGCAGTGTGAACGGGGCGAGTTGCTGGAGAAGATGACCCAGGCCCCCAAGTCGTTCACCGACGCCACCCTGCTGGCCGCCATGACCGGCATCGCCCGCCATGTGCAGGATCCCGAGATCCGCAAGACCCTGCGCGAGACCGATGGCCTCGGCACCGAGGCGACCCGGGCCGGCATCATAGATCTGCTGTTCAAGCGACGCTTCCTGGTGCGCCAGGGCAAGAGCATCAAGGCCACCCCCACCGGACGGGCGCTGATCCTGGCGCTGCCCGCCAGCGCTACCACCCCGGATATGACGGCGCTGTGGGAGCAGCACCTCGGCCAGATCGCCGAACGTCACGCCAGCTACCAGCAGTTCATGGGGCCGCTTGCCGAGCAGCTGCATGGACTGATCGAGGGGGCGAGGCAGGACTCCGGCGCCAGATTCAGCGCCCTGCCCAAGGCGGCCGCGGGCGCCGACAAACGCCGCTTCAGTCGCAAGAGCAGCGCCGGCGGCGGCCCCCGCAAGAGCGCGGCCAAGCGTCCGGCCAGGGGCAAGGCGGCCTGA
- a CDS encoding TrkH family potassium uptake protein, with product MINWRSSYAFALHRDADSRWSEARLILGSFLVILLIGTLFLVQPSSHNGEVTFVNALFTATSAISVTGLGVVDTGTVFTLQGQIFLLMLMEIGGLGQMTMTLLLIAMFSKRVGLRQQVLAKEALGQEGSVNIIQLVKRIVLFAFIAQLIGTGLMAIRWVPEMGWVHGLYVSFFHAVSAFNNAGFSLFANNLIDYRDDPIISLTIAGLLILGGIGFTVIVDLVRNRRWRKLKLHSKLMLLMTPSLLLAGTLMFWLLEHNNPGTFGNAGIGGQLLAAFFQSASARTAGFNTINIGLMTPAALLFLMMLMFIGAGATSTGGGIKVTTFAVVLLATKAFLTKRPHVTAFGRTLSPQIVTRSLAIIIVSTMVLMLAMFLLMITESQPFDKIMFETISAFATVGLSTGITASLSEPGKLILVLVMICGRLGPLTLALMLARPSETRIRYPEEGVYTG from the coding sequence ATGATCAACTGGCGCAGCAGCTATGCCTTTGCCCTGCATCGGGATGCCGATTCCCGCTGGAGCGAAGCCAGGCTGATCCTCGGCAGTTTCCTCGTCATCCTGTTGATTGGCACCCTGTTCCTGGTCCAGCCCTCCAGCCACAATGGCGAGGTCACCTTCGTCAACGCCCTGTTCACCGCCACCTCGGCCATCAGCGTGACCGGCCTCGGGGTGGTGGATACCGGTACCGTCTTCACCCTGCAGGGGCAGATCTTCCTGCTGATGCTGATGGAGATCGGCGGCCTGGGCCAGATGACCATGACCCTGCTGCTGATCGCCATGTTCAGCAAGCGGGTCGGCCTGCGCCAGCAGGTGCTGGCCAAGGAGGCACTGGGTCAGGAGGGCTCGGTCAACATCATCCAGCTGGTGAAGCGCATAGTGCTGTTCGCCTTCATCGCGCAGTTGATCGGCACCGGCCTCATGGCCATCCGCTGGGTACCGGAGATGGGCTGGGTCCACGGCCTCTATGTCAGCTTCTTCCATGCGGTGTCCGCCTTCAACAACGCCGGCTTCTCGCTGTTTGCCAACAACCTCATCGACTATAGAGATGACCCCATCATCAGCCTGACCATCGCCGGTCTGCTGATCCTCGGTGGGATTGGTTTCACCGTCATCGTCGATCTGGTGCGCAACCGGCGCTGGCGCAAGCTGAAGTTACACAGCAAGCTGATGCTGCTGATGACCCCGTCGCTGTTGCTGGCCGGGACCCTGATGTTCTGGCTGCTTGAGCACAACAACCCAGGCACCTTCGGCAACGCCGGCATTGGCGGCCAGCTGTTGGCGGCTTTCTTCCAGTCTGCCAGCGCCCGTACCGCGGGTTTCAACACCATCAATATCGGCTTGATGACCCCTGCGGCCCTGCTGTTCCTGATGATGCTGATGTTCATCGGCGCCGGCGCCACCTCCACCGGGGGCGGCATCAAGGTAACCACCTTTGCGGTGGTGTTGCTGGCGACCAAGGCGTTTCTGACCAAGCGGCCCCATGTCACCGCGTTTGGCCGCACCCTGTCACCCCAGATAGTGACCCGCTCGCTGGCCATCATCATCGTCAGCACCATGGTGCTGATGCTGGCGATGTTCCTGCTGATGATCACCGAGTCACAACCCTTCGACAAGATCATGTTCGAGACCATTTCGGCCTTTGCTACCGTCGGCCTCTCCACCGGTATCACCGCCTCCCTGAGTGAGCCTGGCAAACTCATTCTGGTGCTGGTGATGATCTGCGGCCGTCTGGGGCCCCTCACACTGGCCCTCATGCTGGCCAGACCGAGCGAGACCCGGATCCGCTACCCGGAAGAGGGGGTCTATACGGGCTGA
- a CDS encoding potassium channel family protein, whose product MNNQFAVIGLGLFGSALCEELQRQDAEVLAIDIDEAKTRQIATLCNHVIVADATDEATVAELGLANFDIVFVAIGDNLETSILTTLVLKEAGVKKVWVKARDKFHAKILQKVGADKVINPEWDMGRRVAQSMLDNRLFDYLELGHDMVLTEFVIGLAQNGRTLADLHLLQQTELQLLAIKRGQVLHNVLTGKMELQLGDILILAGNKHAIDHWLDTL is encoded by the coding sequence ATGAACAACCAATTTGCCGTCATAGGCCTCGGCCTGTTCGGCAGCGCCCTGTGCGAAGAGTTGCAACGGCAGGATGCCGAGGTACTGGCGATCGACATCGACGAGGCCAAAACCCGTCAGATTGCCACCCTGTGCAATCATGTCATCGTCGCCGATGCGACCGATGAGGCCACCGTCGCCGAGCTTGGCCTGGCCAACTTCGACATCGTCTTCGTCGCCATAGGTGACAACCTGGAGACCAGCATTCTCACCACGCTAGTGCTGAAGGAGGCGGGGGTAAAGAAGGTCTGGGTCAAGGCCCGCGACAAGTTTCACGCCAAGATCCTGCAGAAGGTGGGCGCCGACAAGGTAATCAACCCTGAGTGGGACATGGGGCGCCGGGTCGCCCAGAGCATGCTGGACAACCGCCTGTTCGACTACCTGGAGCTGGGACACGACATGGTGCTGACCGAGTTTGTCATCGGCCTGGCGCAAAATGGCCGCACCCTGGCCGACCTGCACCTGTTGCAGCAGACCGAACTGCAGTTGCTGGCCATCAAGCGCGGCCAGGTGCTGCACAACGTACTGACCGGCAAGATGGAGCTGCAGCTGGGCGACATCCTGATCCTGGCCGGTAACAAGCATGCCATCGATCACTGGCTCGACACCCTATGA
- the murB gene encoding UDP-N-acetylmuramate dehydrogenase yields the protein MKLTPHAPLLTLNTLALDAHCLWLAEVTRLDDLRSLMANPELIALPRLVLGGGSNILFCNDFAGLVVLNRLQGIELQDEGDHWLLHVAAGEEWHQLVRHALQQGWHGLENLALIPGTVGAAPVQNIGAYGVELADFCAYVEAFNWQTGEVERIQAADCQFGYRDSIFKHACQDSHFITAVGLRLPKAWQPVLGYGPLAALGEHPKAQAIFDTVCATRMAKLPDPAVLGNAGSFFKNPLVSLAQAERLKLQHPQLPVYPAGEGQAKLAAGWLIDQCGLKGFAIGRAAVHQQQALVLVNLGGASAMELIALAAHVRDSVEQRFGVLLEHEVRFMGLTGETRLDEVLA from the coding sequence ATGAAACTCACCCCCCACGCCCCCTTGTTGACCCTCAACACCCTGGCCCTCGATGCCCATTGCCTCTGGCTGGCAGAGGTGACCCGGCTCGATGACCTCAGATCCCTGATGGCCAACCCCGAACTGATCGCCCTGCCGCGCCTGGTGCTGGGGGGAGGGAGCAACATCCTGTTCTGCAACGACTTCGCCGGTCTGGTGGTACTCAACCGCCTGCAGGGCATCGAGTTGCAGGATGAGGGCGACCACTGGCTGCTGCACGTGGCGGCGGGGGAGGAGTGGCACCAGCTGGTTCGCCATGCCCTGCAGCAGGGCTGGCATGGGCTGGAGAATCTGGCGTTGATCCCGGGCACTGTCGGAGCCGCCCCAGTGCAGAACATCGGCGCCTACGGCGTCGAGCTGGCCGACTTCTGCGCCTATGTGGAGGCATTCAACTGGCAAACGGGCGAGGTGGAGCGCATTCAGGCTGCCGACTGCCAGTTCGGCTATCGCGACAGCATCTTCAAGCACGCTTGCCAGGACTCCCACTTCATCACCGCCGTCGGTCTGCGCCTGCCCAAGGCCTGGCAGCCGGTGCTGGGCTATGGTCCGCTCGCCGCGCTCGGTGAGCATCCCAAGGCGCAGGCCATCTTCGACACCGTCTGCGCCACCCGCATGGCCAAGCTGCCGGATCCGGCCGTGCTCGGCAATGCCGGCAGCTTCTTCAAGAACCCCTTGGTCAGCCTGGCGCAGGCCGAGCGGCTCAAGCTGCAGCATCCGCAACTGCCTGTCTATCCCGCCGGGGAGGGGCAGGCCAAGCTGGCGGCGGGCTGGCTCATCGATCAGTGCGGCCTCAAGGGCTTCGCCATCGGCCGCGCCGCCGTGCACCAGCAGCAGGCGCTGGTGCTGGTGAACCTCGGTGGGGCCAGCGCCATGGAGCTCATCGCTCTGGCGGCTCATGTGCGAGACAGTGTAGAGCAGCGCTTCGGCGTGTTGCTGGAGCACGAGGTACGCTTCATGGGACTCACCGGTGAGACCAGGCTCGACGAGGTGCTGGCATGA